A genomic window from Leisingera daeponensis DSM 23529 includes:
- a CDS encoding alpha-hydroxy-acid oxidizing protein codes for MQWPHNAKALMGVVVSNHGGRQLDGAPATIEILSEIVSVLDQHMTVLLDGGIRRGSDIVKALGLGADAVLLGRAPLYGLAARGRAGVSSALSILEDEMRRTMIFSGCHGVSDLSEAGVVMSAKDIGGREDRLGPNM; via the coding sequence ATGCAATGGCCGCACAACGCGAAGGCGCTGATGGGGGTGGTTGTTTCCAACCACGGTGGCAGGCAGCTTGATGGAGCTCCGGCGACGATTGAAATTCTTTCAGAGATTGTGTCCGTCTTGGACCAACATATGACAGTTTTGCTTGATGGTGGTATTCGGCGCGGCAGTGATATCGTCAAGGCGCTTGGGTTGGGGGCGGACGCTGTGCTGCTGGGCAGGGCACCTCTTTACGGCCTGGCGGCGCGGGGGCGTGCGGGGGTTTCCAGCGCGCTTTCGATTCTCGAAGACGAGATGCGCAGGACCATGATTTTTTCGGGATGTCATGGCGTTTCGGACCTGTCTGAAGCAGGGGTTGTCATGTCGGCCAAGGATATTGGCGGACGAGAAGACCGTTTAGGGCCAAATATGTGA
- a CDS encoding Rieske 2Fe-2S domain-containing protein, with translation MLTPEENELLTRVTGDAPMARLMRQHWTPVCLIEEVEEPDGKPLRVEVLGESYVAFRDTKGRLGLLDELCPHRKASLVYGRNEECGLRCLYHGWKMDVDGNVVAMSSEPEGSPLMDKVKHRSYPVKEWGGFVWAWLGDKEDMPEFQPPAFAPREDSAIAILKIRIPANWAQIHEGQIDSAHSSSLHSSDMVPARVEGAAADEKSWYRPSTDKSPRMQTETTSYGFHYAAIRTPIKNAATHNYIRVTEFVAPYYSLIPPNNNYRVAAVIVPINDEETAFHFIAWDGPNVPSTEEWRKFTHAVPGVDVDDKWRCLRTVENDFLQDRDAMKEGNFTGIKGIPNQDIAMWVSMGARVQRHTDVLGASDLAIVEFRRLMADAAKKVAEGGKAIGTDYEIPQSMINSHEGVYPKDVDWRTLLNTSGKTAAAE, from the coding sequence ATGCTTACACCTGAAGAAAATGAACTGCTGACGCGCGTGACCGGTGATGCACCGATGGCACGTCTTATGCGTCAGCACTGGACCCCTGTATGCCTGATTGAAGAAGTGGAAGAGCCCGACGGCAAGCCGCTTCGTGTTGAGGTGCTCGGGGAAAGCTATGTGGCGTTCCGCGACACCAAAGGGCGTCTTGGCCTGCTTGATGAACTTTGCCCGCACCGCAAGGCATCGCTGGTCTATGGCCGGAACGAAGAATGCGGGCTGCGGTGTCTGTATCACGGGTGGAAAATGGATGTTGATGGCAATGTCGTTGCCATGTCCTCCGAACCCGAAGGTAGCCCCCTTATGGATAAGGTGAAGCATCGCTCTTATCCTGTGAAAGAATGGGGTGGTTTCGTTTGGGCCTGGCTGGGTGACAAAGAAGATATGCCTGAATTCCAGCCGCCGGCGTTTGCCCCGCGCGAGGATTCGGCGATCGCTATCCTTAAAATCCGCATTCCCGCAAACTGGGCGCAGATCCACGAAGGTCAGATCGACAGTGCCCACTCGTCCTCGCTGCACTCGTCGGACATGGTTCCGGCCCGCGTGGAAGGTGCTGCTGCCGATGAAAAATCCTGGTACCGTCCCTCGACGGACAAGTCTCCGCGTATGCAGACAGAGACAACCAGCTACGGGTTCCACTATGCTGCAATCCGTACGCCGATCAAAAACGCGGCGACCCATAACTATATCCGTGTGACCGAATTTGTTGCGCCCTACTATTCGTTGATCCCACCGAACAACAACTATCGTGTGGCGGCCGTTATCGTGCCGATCAATGATGAAGAGACCGCGTTCCACTTCATCGCTTGGGATGGCCCGAATGTGCCGTCAACCGAAGAATGGCGCAAGTTTACCCATGCTGTTCCAGGAGTGGATGTTGACGACAAGTGGCGCTGCCTGCGGACTGTCGAGAACGACTTCTTGCAAGACCGTGATGCCATGAAAGAAGGTAACTTCACTGGGATCAAAGGTATTCCGAACCAGGATATCGCCATGTGGGTGTCGATGGGCGCGCGCGTTCAGCGCCATACCGATGTGCTTGGTGCTTCGGACCTGGCTATCGTCGAGTTCCGTCGCTTGATGGCGGATGCCGCCAAGAAAGTGGCAGAGGGTGGCAAAGCAATCGGCACCGATTATGAAATCCCGCAAAGCATGATCAACTCTCATGAAGGCGTTTATCCGAAAGATGTGGATTGGCGCACCTTGCTGAATACTTCGGGCAAAACAGCCGCAGCTGAATAA
- a CDS encoding aldehyde dehydrogenase family protein translates to MLNEVNALELGLPCAIWTRDLVMAHRTAARVEAGFVWVNEVGRHFLGAPFGGVKQLGIGREVGIGELISFTHEKNVHINLSGQ, encoded by the coding sequence ATGCTGAACGAGGTCAATGCACTTGAGCTTGGGCTGCCCTGTGCAATTTGGACTCGGGATCTGGTGATGGCTCATCGTACGGCTGCACGCGTCGAGGCCGGGTTTGTTTGGGTTAACGAAGTCGGTCGGCATTTCCTTGGTGCCCCGTTCGGTGGGGTCAAGCAATTGGGTATCGGGCGCGAAGTAGGTATTGGCGAACTGATTTCCTTCACCCATGAAAAGAATGTGCATATCAATCTGTCGGGTCAGTGA
- a CDS encoding PDR/VanB family oxidoreductase — translation MEQIKMRVEKRRDLTPTIAEFTLAPVGGESLPEFNPGAHITIETPSGAMRRYSLVNDGSDPKEYVVAIKREPQSRGGSASMHEQAVVGTELNIEHPENDFPLTDVQKYLLIAGGIGITPIYSMARYLDKKGKMLRIIYVSRSAEESAYLDELMKDFEGRIIVHHDDGDPNAVYDFWDDLVTPRATHVFCCGPKPLMEEIKAFSGHWPEGRVHFEDFKPVDVVRQDDVAFEVELKKSGQTVTVPEDRSILEALRDAGFATSSSCESGTCGTCKTRLLEGEADHRDMVLMEEEKGSQIMICVSRAKSGRLVLDL, via the coding sequence ATGGAGCAGATCAAAATGCGCGTCGAAAAACGGCGCGATCTGACACCTACTATTGCAGAATTCACTTTGGCTCCGGTTGGCGGCGAGTCCCTGCCAGAGTTCAACCCAGGTGCACATATCACGATCGAGACACCATCGGGTGCTATGCGCCGATACTCTCTGGTAAATGATGGGAGCGACCCAAAAGAATATGTGGTCGCCATCAAGCGAGAGCCGCAGTCGCGCGGGGGGTCTGCCTCCATGCATGAGCAAGCTGTTGTCGGGACAGAGTTGAATATCGAGCACCCGGAAAACGATTTCCCGCTGACGGATGTGCAGAAATACCTCTTGATTGCCGGTGGTATCGGTATCACGCCAATCTATTCGATGGCGCGTTATCTGGATAAGAAAGGCAAGATGCTTCGGATCATTTACGTAAGCCGGAGTGCGGAAGAATCGGCCTATCTTGATGAGCTGATGAAAGATTTCGAAGGCCGGATCATCGTGCACCACGATGACGGCGATCCGAACGCTGTCTATGATTTCTGGGACGATCTGGTGACGCCGCGCGCGACCCATGTCTTCTGCTGCGGACCCAAACCGCTGATGGAAGAAATCAAAGCTTTCTCGGGTCACTGGCCCGAAGGCCGTGTCCACTTCGAGGATTTCAAGCCTGTTGATGTGGTTCGTCAGGATGACGTTGCTTTCGAAGTCGAGCTGAAGAAAAGCGGCCAAACGGTTACTGTTCCTGAGGATCGTTCTATCCTCGAAGCACTGCGTGATGCTGGCTTCGCAACAAGCAGTTCTTGCGAAAGTGGCACGTGCGGTACTTGTAAAACCCGCCTACTGGAAGGCGAGGCAGATCATCGTGATATGGTGCTGATGGAAGAAGAAAAAGGCAGCCAGATCATGATTTGCGTTTCGCGCGCCAAATCCGGGAGGCTGGTTCTTGACCTCTGA
- a CDS encoding MarR family winged helix-turn-helix transcriptional regulator codes for MNEKSDSALKDDGLTQYNERIARLVRLAARGFNRALQLRLQTQNVTFGQWIFLRILWQEDGLSQRELSERAHLTEPTAHTALSRMEELGYIERRNVAGNRRRQHAFLTEKGWELRDLLEPLAHEVNNAAIRGLSGAEEKTLRKALAVMIRNLEDDEEKAALSGVRVPPTRSNLGS; via the coding sequence ATGAACGAAAAATCTGATTCCGCGTTGAAAGACGACGGTTTGACCCAATATAACGAGCGCATTGCTCGCTTGGTACGTCTTGCGGCAAGAGGGTTTAACCGTGCGTTGCAGCTGCGGTTACAGACGCAAAATGTGACTTTCGGGCAGTGGATATTCCTTCGAATCCTTTGGCAGGAAGATGGTTTGTCGCAACGAGAGTTAAGCGAAAGAGCACATCTGACAGAGCCTACTGCGCATACTGCACTCAGCCGAATGGAAGAGCTTGGATATATTGAACGCCGCAATGTGGCTGGGAACCGTCGTCGTCAGCATGCTTTCCTCACGGAAAAAGGTTGGGAGTTGCGGGATCTCCTGGAGCCTTTGGCACACGAAGTGAATAACGCCGCCATCAGAGGCCTGAGTGGTGCCGAAGAGAAAACATTGCGCAAGGCCCTTGCTGTAATGATTCGAAACCTCGAAGATGATGAGGAAAAAGCTGCTTTGAGCGGTGTCCGCGTCCCACCGACCAGAAGTAACCTTGGATCCTGA
- the nadC gene encoding carboxylating nicotinate-nucleotide diphosphorylase, translated as MSNVANVPDIILEPMVRNAIMEDLGAAGDVTTRSVLPEGTRYKAQMRARQDAVVSGMQVASLAFRLIDPNLVVETVVADGTACKAGDTLMRIEGSAASILAAERVALNFAGRLSGTATLTASYVQELAGTKTRITCTRKTTPGLKLVEKLAILHGGGHNHRFSLSDAILIKDNHIAAAGGIKQVLEAVQRNVGHMVVVEIEIDGLHQLDEVLQTGGADVIMFDNMSTEDMAEAVKRIDGRAKTEASGNVTLGRLREIASANVDYISSGALTHSAGTVDFGLDF; from the coding sequence ATGAGCAATGTTGCGAACGTCCCCGATATCATCCTCGAACCCATGGTTCGGAACGCTATTATGGAGGACCTGGGTGCCGCAGGCGACGTGACAACCCGTTCCGTTCTGCCTGAAGGCACGCGCTACAAGGCGCAAATGCGTGCACGGCAGGACGCGGTTGTTTCTGGGATGCAGGTGGCCTCTCTCGCGTTTCGGCTGATTGATCCCAATCTTGTGGTCGAGACTGTCGTCGCGGATGGTACGGCCTGCAAAGCGGGCGATACGTTGATGCGTATAGAGGGATCGGCGGCGTCGATCCTTGCCGCAGAGCGTGTTGCCCTGAACTTTGCCGGACGGTTGTCTGGGACGGCAACCTTGACAGCGTCCTATGTTCAGGAGCTTGCGGGTACCAAGACACGTATCACCTGTACACGCAAAACCACACCGGGGCTGAAACTTGTCGAAAAGCTCGCCATTTTGCATGGCGGCGGCCACAATCATCGGTTTTCCCTGTCCGATGCGATCCTGATCAAGGACAACCATATCGCAGCGGCTGGTGGCATCAAACAGGTGCTGGAAGCCGTTCAACGAAATGTGGGTCACATGGTCGTGGTAGAGATCGAGATCGACGGTTTGCATCAGTTGGACGAGGTGCTTCAGACCGGGGGAGCAGATGTCATCATGTTCGACAATATGTCGACCGAAGACATGGCCGAAGCTGTAAAGCGCATTGACGGGCGGGCGAAGACAGAAGCCAGCGGGAATGTGACCCTTGGCCGTTTGCGCGAAATCGCATCGGCAAATGTGGATTATATTTCCTCCGGTGCTTTGACCCATTCGGCGGGAACCGTCGATTTCGGTTTGGATTTCTGA
- a CDS encoding NAD(P)-dependent oxidoreductase yields MLILVLLYRLHESERLLRENAGRPQQIFARMVRGRAIGLIDSGRIGPGDRATVGVRAGTDPAQILVHDPFLIPDTAPTGVGLVKRAELLAMCDVGEPACAVERADTRNDLRGRTAHDEAGCGVNQHLARGFIDEDALVRVMTAGHLAGARLGVTETEPLPARCAASTG; encoded by the coding sequence ATGCTGATACTGGTGCTGCTGTACCGGCTGCATGAATCCGAGCGCCTGCTGCGCGAGAATGCGGGCCGACCGCAACAGATATTTGCGCGGATGGTGCGAGGCCGGGCGATCGGATTGATCGACTCGGGGCGGATAGGACCGGGTGATCGAGCGACAGTTGGCGTTCGAGCCGGCACAGATCCGGCACAGATACTGGTGCACGATCCGTTCCTGATACCGGACACCGCACCTACGGGCGTGGGGCTGGTGAAACGCGCTGAGCTTCTGGCCATGTGTGATGTTGGTGAGCCTGCATGTGCCGTTGAACGCGCAGACACGAGGAATGATCTGCGAGGCCGAACTGCGCATGATGAAGCCGGATGCGGTGTTAATCAACACCTCGCGCGGGGTTTCATTGATGAGGATGCGCTGGTGCGGGTGATGACAGCAGGACACCTAGCCGGTGCTAGGCTAGGCGTGACGGAAACCGAACCGCTGCCCGCCCGCTGCGCGGCTTCGACCGGGTGA
- a CDS encoding aldehyde dehydrogenase family protein: MRMVNMDANHALSGKEQLYCGGAWVSPSAGNYEETFNPGTGQLIGLVAAATRAEVDVAPACLKEWRDVAPLERASILQEIAALLHKRGDELAMMDAANCGNPYTEMRGHRGGPDGVFRRSCD, encoded by the coding sequence ATGCGCATGGTGAATATGGATGCAAACCATGCTCTCTCTGGTAAGGAACAGCTGTATTGTGGGGGCGCATGGGTTTCGCCAAGCGCAGGAAATTACGAGGAGACTTTTAACCCGGGCACAGGTCAGCTGATCGGATTAGTGGCTGCGGCGACCCGGGCCGAGGTGGACGTAGCGCCTGCGTGTTTGAAGGAATGGCGTGATGTTGCTCCTCTTGAGCGTGCCAGTATTCTGCAGGAAATCGCGGCTCTCTTGCACAAGCGCGGAGATGAGCTTGCGATGATGGACGCGGCCAATTGCGGCAACCCATATACCGAGATGCGCGGCCATCGCGGCGGCCCAGATGGAGTTTTTCGCCGGTCTTGTGACTGA
- a CDS encoding Gfo/Idh/MocA family protein: protein MTSDPVRLGVAGLGRAFMLMVPSFDADTRVKLTAAAAPREESRDAFEKEYGGTGYATVEELCADPDVEAIYIATPHQMHVDHVLAAARAGKHILVEKPLAVSMEDAEVMVSAAKEAGVHLIVGPSHSFDPPVELATQLISSGKFGQLRMIQAFNYTDFLYRPRRPEELRTEEGGGVLFSQAIHQIDVVRRLAGGMAEKIYAMTGAWDPKRPTEGAFTALMNFAGGCVANMTYSGYAHFDSDIWMNNVGELGQRKSEGAYGGARRALLDLNPDDEVRLKTTRTFGSGTTIEAEHNEHFGPVIALCDRADLRLTPDGIEVFGDTERGFIEAKFGPAPRRTVLDALVDAVRHNKAPDQTGEWGLASLEVCHAILQSAETGQAVDLQRQCKTNH, encoded by the coding sequence TTGACCTCTGATCCCGTTCGTCTTGGCGTGGCGGGGCTTGGGCGTGCTTTCATGCTCATGGTGCCTTCGTTTGATGCCGACACCCGTGTGAAGCTGACGGCTGCCGCCGCCCCAAGGGAGGAAAGCCGCGACGCATTCGAAAAAGAGTACGGTGGCACAGGGTATGCCACCGTCGAGGAATTGTGCGCAGACCCTGACGTTGAGGCCATTTACATTGCGACGCCGCACCAGATGCATGTGGATCATGTGTTAGCTGCGGCGCGCGCGGGCAAACATATCCTTGTCGAAAAGCCGTTGGCCGTTTCGATGGAGGATGCCGAAGTAATGGTGTCCGCAGCCAAGGAGGCTGGGGTGCATTTGATAGTTGGGCCGAGTCACAGTTTCGACCCGCCGGTTGAATTGGCCACGCAACTTATTTCCAGCGGAAAGTTCGGTCAGTTGCGCATGATCCAGGCCTTTAACTATACGGACTTCCTCTATCGTCCGCGTCGCCCGGAAGAGCTGCGAACCGAAGAGGGTGGGGGCGTGCTGTTCAGTCAGGCGATCCACCAGATTGATGTGGTTCGCAGGCTTGCCGGCGGCATGGCCGAAAAAATTTATGCCATGACGGGCGCATGGGATCCCAAGCGCCCGACCGAGGGCGCATTCACTGCACTGATGAATTTTGCCGGGGGGTGTGTCGCGAACATGACGTACTCGGGCTATGCGCATTTCGACAGTGATATCTGGATGAACAATGTCGGAGAGCTTGGACAGCGTAAATCAGAAGGGGCTTACGGTGGAGCAAGGCGTGCTTTGCTGGATCTCAACCCTGATGACGAGGTCCGGCTGAAAACTACACGAACATTCGGCAGCGGCACGACGATTGAGGCTGAACATAACGAACATTTCGGTCCGGTGATCGCGCTTTGTGACCGTGCCGATCTGCGACTGACCCCGGATGGGATAGAAGTGTTCGGTGACACCGAACGCGGCTTTATCGAAGCCAAATTCGGACCGGCACCACGCAGAACCGTTCTGGATGCGCTGGTGGATGCCGTGCGTCATAACAAGGCCCCCGACCAAACAGGGGAATGGGGGCTGGCAAGCCTGGAGGTTTGCCACGCGATCTTGCAATCCGCAGAGACCGGACAAGCGGTCGATCTTCAGCGGCAATGTAAAACAAATCACTAG
- a CDS encoding thiamine pyrophosphate-binding protein, which translates to MKYVALNPGSSFRGLHDSLVNHLGNEDPQMLLCLHEEHAVAIAHGYAKVAGEPLAVILHSNVGLMHGTMAIFNVWCDRVPVLIYGATGPVDAALESMLRADVIAWSEPKGPTYVNFDVSIQEKQHEKAPELPDFARYQPSPPAAPSAEGVARAADLPKNAKALGRRF; encoded by the coding sequence GTGAAGTATGTTGCACTGAACCCGGGGTCGAGCTTTCGGGGTTTGCACGACAGCCTTGTGAACCACCTTGGCAATGAAGATCCGCAGATGCTGTTGTGTCTGCACGAAGAGCATGCGGTTGCGATTGCGCATGGCTATGCGAAGGTGGCGGGGGAGCCATTGGCGGTGATCCTGCACAGCAACGTGGGTCTGATGCATGGTACGATGGCGATCTTCAACGTGTGGTGCGACCGTGTGCCGGTTCTGATTTATGGGGCGACGGGGCCGGTTGATGCGGCGCTGGAATCGATGTTGCGTGCGGATGTAATCGCGTGGAGCGAACCGAAAGGCCCGACCTATGTGAACTTCGACGTGTCGATCCAGGAAAAGCAGCACGAGAAGGCACCGGAGTTGCCAGATTTTGCGCGTTACCAGCCGTCGCCTCCGGCGGCACCCTCGGCCGAAGGAGTGGCGCGGGCGGCAGATCTGCCGAAGAACGCCAAGGCGCTGGGGCGAAGGTTCTGA
- a CDS encoding TRAP transporter permease has protein sequence MRTVVMVLAAAFAAWVIHSNLFIIADPLIQGILFVSGIFTILFLAIGATAKAPDSIPFYDWMLSALSLACGIYFYVSSGEISDRISLLDQFTTDQLFFGSSLLFLTIEATRRTTGLGLTGVVMLFLIYNLFGYLLPPPFGHRVSEFSYLLDILIFTTDGLFGVPLQVVASYVFLFVMFGTFLAKAGGGDFFFNLAALVTGGARGGPAKIAIISSGLYGTMSGSPTSDVVATGSITIPVMKRLGYKARFAGAVEVAASTGGSAMPPIMGSAAFIMAEYSGISYNAIVLAALIPALLYYMGVFTQVHFRAVKYDLRPSQDEIPTTKETFRTGWVFLLPIIGIIVALILGYSPTFTAGVGVLVTILASMILKQTRMSLWAMVEGLGTTTLQILPVAGACAAAGLVIGGLSMTGLGMKSANVILTVSNAQPLLTLVIAAVVTIVLGLGMPTPSAYILAAVLVGPALSKLGFPLLPSQMFLLYYAILSALTPPIAVAAIAASAIADDDPFKIAFSAVRLAIVGFLLPFAFVWNPGIVLELGPLANTLAVIGAAAGALAVSASMEGFIKTQLSSLERGLLTIFAIGAVSPYFAVSIVCTLLIIALVGRQALLKEEVPASG, from the coding sequence ATGCGGACCGTCGTCATGGTTCTGGCCGCGGCGTTCGCGGCATGGGTGATTCACTCTAATCTGTTCATTATCGCAGACCCGCTCATTCAGGGGATCCTGTTCGTATCCGGGATTTTCACGATTCTCTTCTTGGCGATTGGTGCAACCGCGAAAGCGCCAGATAGCATTCCATTTTATGACTGGATGTTGTCTGCGCTCAGCTTGGCCTGCGGGATTTACTTCTATGTAAGCTCTGGCGAGATTTCGGACCGTATCAGCCTGCTGGACCAGTTCACGACGGATCAGTTGTTCTTTGGGTCGTCACTGCTGTTCCTGACCATCGAAGCCACGCGCCGGACAACTGGCTTGGGGCTGACAGGCGTTGTGATGCTGTTCCTGATTTACAACCTTTTTGGCTATCTTCTGCCGCCGCCGTTCGGGCATCGCGTCAGCGAGTTCAGCTATCTGCTCGATATTCTGATCTTCACCACAGATGGGTTGTTCGGTGTCCCGCTTCAGGTTGTGGCAAGTTACGTCTTCCTGTTCGTGATGTTCGGGACTTTCCTTGCCAAGGCTGGGGGAGGGGACTTCTTTTTCAACCTGGCGGCTCTGGTCACCGGGGGTGCACGAGGCGGCCCTGCAAAGATCGCCATCATTTCGTCGGGTCTGTATGGAACCATGTCTGGTAGCCCAACCTCGGATGTTGTGGCCACGGGGTCCATCACGATCCCGGTGATGAAGCGCTTGGGCTATAAGGCCCGGTTTGCGGGTGCGGTTGAAGTTGCGGCGTCCACGGGGGGCAGTGCCATGCCGCCGATTATGGGCTCGGCTGCCTTCATCATGGCAGAGTATTCGGGTATCTCGTACAATGCGATCGTGCTTGCCGCGCTTATTCCTGCGTTGCTGTACTATATGGGCGTGTTTACCCAGGTGCACTTCCGCGCAGTGAAATACGATCTGCGGCCTTCTCAGGATGAAATCCCGACGACGAAGGAAACGTTCAGAACCGGCTGGGTTTTCTTGCTGCCCATTATCGGGATCATTGTGGCGCTGATACTTGGCTATTCGCCGACCTTCACCGCAGGTGTTGGTGTTCTGGTGACAATCCTTGCGTCGATGATCCTCAAGCAAACGCGGATGTCGTTGTGGGCAATGGTGGAAGGCCTTGGCACAACCACCCTGCAAATTTTGCCTGTCGCTGGGGCATGTGCTGCTGCTGGTCTGGTTATTGGCGGCCTGTCTATGACAGGATTGGGGATGAAATCGGCTAACGTGATCCTGACGGTCAGTAATGCGCAGCCGCTGTTGACGCTAGTGATTGCTGCTGTGGTGACCATTGTGCTGGGCTTGGGTATGCCGACTCCGAGTGCGTATATTCTGGCGGCTGTGCTTGTCGGCCCCGCTCTTTCCAAGCTGGGTTTCCCTCTGCTGCCGAGCCAGATGTTCCTGCTCTACTATGCAATCCTGTCTGCTTTGACGCCGCCAATCGCTGTGGCTGCAATCGCAGCGTCTGCGATTGCTGATGACGATCCATTCAAGATCGCATTTTCGGCTGTGCGGCTTGCAATTGTTGGCTTCCTTCTGCCATTCGCTTTTGTCTGGAACCCCGGCATCGTTCTTGAGCTTGGTCCGTTGGCAAATACGCTTGCTGTTATTGGTGCCGCTGCTGGTGCTCTTGCAGTCTCGGCGTCAATGGAAGGCTTTATCAAAACCCAGCTCAGCTCGTTAGAGCGAGGTCTCCTGACGATTTTTGCAATTGGCGCGGTTAGCCCGTACTTCGCGGTCTCAATTGTGTGTACCTTGCTTATCATCGCTCTGGTTGGACGACAGGCCTTGTTGAAGGAAGAAGTCCCCGCAAGCGGGTAA
- a CDS encoding TAXI family TRAP transporter solute-binding subunit, translating to MKKQIKAAVAALSISVIGTGVMADSVNVTLSGGSPSGLWSLLGAGIDRAVKVDDASGVVTYQATGGGFANIGLLGANRTDLGLAHDAEIKLALAGDEPFKAPIENLQAIGYMYNWAPMHFFIKKSLAEEYNIDSIDDLAKSGAAIRVANNNAGNIVANIATFMLEEAGYDEGTIEANGGVLVRGGSSQQADLISDGRTDMVINGIFVGHSSFRKVDEGNDVVLLSVPQDIIEKTNERFGTGTYVIPAGNYKNQTSDVITLALGAMVITSDALPEETGYMLAKSIASNIDEIRGVHNAMKQLSTELLVSQRTLPFHPGAKRAYMELGLLK from the coding sequence ATGAAAAAGCAAATCAAGGCTGCCGTTGCGGCGCTGAGCATCTCCGTTATCGGGACCGGCGTCATGGCGGACAGCGTCAACGTCACGTTGTCCGGGGGGAGTCCGTCAGGTCTTTGGTCGCTGCTGGGCGCAGGGATCGACCGGGCTGTGAAGGTTGACGATGCAAGCGGTGTCGTGACCTACCAGGCCACTGGTGGCGGTTTCGCAAATATCGGTCTGCTGGGTGCAAACCGGACAGATCTGGGTCTGGCCCATGATGCAGAAATCAAGCTGGCGCTAGCGGGTGATGAGCCGTTCAAGGCGCCCATCGAGAACCTTCAGGCAATCGGGTACATGTACAACTGGGCCCCGATGCATTTCTTCATCAAGAAGTCTCTTGCCGAAGAGTATAACATCGACAGCATCGACGACTTGGCGAAGTCGGGCGCTGCAATCCGTGTGGCGAACAACAACGCAGGTAACATCGTGGCCAATATTGCCACTTTCATGCTGGAAGAAGCAGGCTATGACGAAGGAACGATTGAAGCGAATGGCGGCGTTCTGGTGCGTGGCGGTTCGTCCCAGCAGGCAGACCTGATCAGCGATGGCCGTACGGATATGGTGATCAACGGTATCTTCGTTGGGCACTCGTCGTTCCGCAAGGTTGATGAAGGCAACGACGTTGTTCTGCTGAGCGTGCCTCAGGATATCATCGAAAAGACCAATGAGCGTTTTGGCACCGGGACCTACGTCATTCCCGCCGGAAACTATAAGAACCAGACTTCCGATGTTATCACGCTGGCACTTGGCGCGATGGTAATCACCTCTGATGCCTTGCCCGAAGAAACCGGTTACATGCTGGCCAAGAGCATTGCCTCGAACATTGATGAAATCCGCGGCGTTCATAACGCAATGAAACAGCTCTCAACTGAGTTGCTGGTTTCGCAGAGAACGCTGCCGTTCCACCCGGGCGCGAAGCGCGCCTACATGGAGCTGGGGCTTCTCAAGTAA
- a CDS encoding alpha-hydroxy acid oxidase, giving the protein MLKLAGGRMRQEVNIEDFRTRARRRLPRVVFDFLDGGAESEITLHRNRSAFDDIRLKPRILKGGDVDLSVTLFGQKYAAPFQIGPIGLNGLYWPEGDLHLAAAAKQAGVAFTVSTASNTTMEEIAQKNNGPLWFQLYPWGKEAFSNALIERASAAGYSVLVITVDSLVGGKRERDLRHGFAHEIRMSPSVVLDGLLHPRWFKSVWLSQHRPRLQNLAAFLGDDVSDKALAEFTRAQRNPNFSWDDVRRLRKLWQEPLVIKGIMCAEDAMAAQREGADGGGCFQPRWQAA; this is encoded by the coding sequence ATGTTGAAACTGGCAGGAGGCCGGATGCGGCAAGAAGTAAACATCGAAGATTTTCGCACCCGAGCCAGGCGGCGTTTGCCCCGTGTGGTATTTGATTTTCTGGATGGTGGTGCCGAGAGCGAAATCACGCTGCACAGGAACCGTAGCGCATTTGATGATATCCGACTCAAGCCACGTATTCTCAAGGGTGGGGATGTCGATCTCTCTGTCACGCTGTTCGGTCAGAAGTATGCGGCGCCTTTCCAAATCGGACCAATCGGCCTGAACGGGCTTTATTGGCCAGAAGGGGACTTGCACCTTGCAGCCGCAGCAAAGCAGGCCGGGGTCGCATTTACGGTTTCGACAGCGTCAAACACGACTATGGAAGAAATCGCGCAGAAAAATAACGGGCCACTTTGGTTTCAGCTGTACCCATGGGGCAAAGAAGCATTTTCCAATGCATTAATCGAACGGGCGTCGGCTGCGGGCTACAGTGTTCTTGTAATCACTGTCGACTCGTTGGTGGGTGGCAAAAGAGAGAGGGATTTGCGGCATGGTTTCGCGCATGAAATCCGCATGAGCCCCTCTGTCGTATTGGACGGATTGTTGCATCCGAGATGGTTCAAATCCGTGTGGCTGAGCCAACATAGGCCGCGACTGCAAAATCTGGCGGCCTTTTTGGGGGATGATGTCAGCGACAAGGCGCTTGCCGAATTTACGCGGGCGCAACGAAACCCGAATTTTTCCTGGGACGATGTAAGGCGTCTTCGGAAGCTGTGGCAGGAGCCACTTGTGATTAAGGGGATCATGTGTGCTGAGGATGCAATGGCCGCACAACGCGAAGGCGCTGATGGGGGTGGTTGTTTCCAACCACGGTGGCAGGCAGCTTGA